Proteins encoded in a region of the Methanofollis tationis genome:
- the pheS gene encoding phenylalanine--tRNA ligase subunit alpha → MADLTLNEKRLLVALAPRGRAGAVALAEALETSEEAVVQYAHLCADRGLAAIERTVTKTYTLTPEGEEYLRSGLPERQMLEQIGEGIPMKDLQALPLSRIGIGWLRKKGWITITNGVAQTIGEVPPGDDEIALAAPREGMPGIPDLLKRNLIVEAEEASYTIAITPAGAALVVSGLDLREETGTLTRDLILSGSWRTANLRRYSLQTPPKRIYPGKSHPYQRIIDEVKRILLDMGFVEMRGDIALSAFWDFDALFQPQDHPAREMQDTFYLDRTEPVPAGWEGVRDMHEHGGATSSTGWGGVWEAAKAEQCVLRTHTTPLSVKYLIENPKPPVKAFALGRVYRREAIDPTHLPEFEQLEGIVMDEDVTFRHLLGYLREFYQRMGFSNVRFRPGYFPYTEPSVEPEVWVDGLGWVELGGAGVFREEVTAPWGIEAPVLAWGLGISRVGMLKLGLKDLRQLYRSDIDWIRESPVIGEGE, encoded by the coding sequence ATGGCTGATCTCACCCTGAACGAAAAACGGCTTCTCGTCGCCCTCGCCCCCCGCGGCCGGGCCGGTGCCGTCGCCCTTGCAGAGGCCCTCGAAACATCGGAGGAGGCGGTCGTGCAGTATGCCCACCTCTGCGCCGACCGCGGCCTTGCAGCAATCGAGCGGACGGTCACGAAGACCTATACCCTCACCCCCGAAGGGGAGGAATACCTGAGATCCGGGCTGCCCGAACGGCAGATGCTGGAGCAGATCGGCGAGGGGATCCCGATGAAGGACCTCCAGGCCCTTCCCCTCTCCAGGATCGGCATTGGATGGCTGCGGAAAAAAGGCTGGATCACAATCACAAACGGCGTCGCCCAGACGATTGGCGAGGTGCCGCCCGGCGACGACGAGATCGCCCTTGCCGCACCGCGGGAGGGAATGCCCGGGATCCCTGATCTCCTCAAGCGCAACCTCATCGTCGAGGCCGAAGAGGCCTCCTACACGATTGCGATCACGCCGGCCGGAGCAGCGCTCGTCGTCTCCGGCCTCGACCTCAGGGAGGAGACCGGGACGCTGACGCGTGACCTGATCCTCTCGGGCTCGTGGCGGACGGCGAACCTCCGGCGCTACAGCCTCCAGACGCCCCCGAAACGGATCTATCCGGGCAAATCCCATCCGTACCAGCGGATCATCGACGAGGTCAAACGCATTCTCCTGGACATGGGCTTTGTGGAGATGCGGGGCGACATCGCCCTCTCGGCCTTCTGGGACTTCGACGCCCTCTTCCAGCCGCAGGACCACCCGGCCCGCGAGATGCAGGACACCTTCTACCTCGACCGCACCGAGCCCGTGCCCGCGGGCTGGGAGGGGGTGCGCGACATGCACGAGCACGGCGGCGCCACCTCCTCAACCGGGTGGGGCGGCGTCTGGGAGGCTGCAAAGGCCGAGCAGTGCGTGCTGCGCACTCACACGACTCCGCTCTCGGTCAAATATCTCATCGAGAACCCGAAGCCCCCGGTGAAGGCCTTCGCCCTCGGCCGGGTCTACCGGCGCGAGGCGATCGACCCGACCCACCTGCCCGAGTTCGAGCAGCTCGAAGGGATCGTCATGGACGAGGACGTCACCTTCCGCCACCTCCTCGGCTACCTGCGCGAGTTCTACCAGAGGATGGGCTTTTCAAACGTCAGGTTCAGGCCGGGCTACTTCCCGTACACCGAGCCCTCGGTCGAACCCGAAGTATGGGTGGACGGGCTCGGCTGGGTGGAGCTCGGCGGCGCCGGCGTCTTCAGGGAAGAGGTCACCGCCCCGTGGGGGATCGAGGCCCCGGTGCTCGCATGGGGGCTCGGGATCTCCCGCGTCGGCATGCTCAAACTCGGGTTAAAGGACCTCAGGCAGCTTTACCGGAGCGACATCGACTGGATCAGGGAGAGCCCGGTGATCGGGGAGGGGGAGTGA
- a CDS encoding tryptophan--tRNA ligase, whose amino-acid sequence MQQGINPWASSQTVDVGKLFSEFGIEPMENVVDRLPAVPSFMGRGIVVGHRDYGRIADAIRNRMPFNVMTGFMPSGHPHLGHLMVMKEVVWHVQQGGQGYVAIADREAHAVRGISWEKCREFGREYLACLYALGYEGKTYSQSENNPLKDLAFEAATKINFSDLQAIYGFSQETALAHAMSVATQVADILFPQADCGPAPTVVPVGIDQDPHIRLTRDVAYKLRMFLVEVRDGCISVRSKNAPEEAIDAVHRAFPGSTRYEGHVDIPGASFAPVEEAVRLIEIDHGGFGFVAPSSTYHTFMPGLQGGKMSSSVPESFISFWETEKDLKKKVMGALTGGRMTLDEQKRLGGEPEKCPVYLLNLFHMAKDDAELAEISRRCRAGELLCGTCKKETLARTQEFLRDFTERIDEAKDLVEG is encoded by the coding sequence ATGCAGCAGGGGATCAATCCATGGGCAAGCAGCCAGACGGTCGATGTCGGCAAACTCTTCTCTGAATTCGGCATTGAACCGATGGAAAACGTAGTTGACCGCCTCCCCGCCGTTCCTTCTTTTATGGGCCGGGGTATCGTCGTCGGTCACCGGGACTACGGCCGGATCGCCGACGCCATCAGGAACAGAATGCCCTTCAACGTGATGACCGGGTTCATGCCCTCGGGCCATCCGCACCTCGGCCACCTGATGGTGATGAAAGAAGTGGTCTGGCACGTGCAGCAGGGCGGGCAGGGCTATGTCGCCATCGCCGACCGTGAGGCGCATGCAGTCCGGGGAATATCCTGGGAGAAATGCCGGGAGTTCGGGCGGGAATACCTCGCCTGCCTCTACGCCCTCGGCTACGAGGGGAAGACCTACTCCCAGAGCGAGAACAACCCGTTAAAAGACCTCGCCTTCGAGGCGGCGACGAAGATCAACTTCTCCGACCTCCAGGCGATCTACGGTTTCTCGCAGGAGACGGCGCTCGCCCATGCGATGAGCGTTGCCACCCAGGTGGCTGACATCCTCTTCCCGCAGGCAGACTGCGGCCCGGCCCCCACCGTCGTTCCGGTCGGGATCGATCAGGACCCCCATATCAGGCTCACCAGGGACGTCGCCTACAAACTGCGGATGTTCCTTGTCGAGGTGCGGGACGGCTGCATCAGTGTCCGCTCGAAAAACGCCCCTGAGGAGGCGATTGATGCGGTCCACCGGGCGTTCCCGGGATCAACGCGCTACGAGGGGCATGTCGACATACCCGGTGCCTCATTCGCTCCGGTCGAGGAGGCGGTGCGCCTGATCGAGATCGATCACGGCGGTTTCGGGTTTGTCGCTCCCTCGTCCACCTACCACACCTTCATGCCCGGTCTGCAGGGCGGAAAGATGTCCTCCTCGGTCCCTGAGAGTTTCATCTCGTTCTGGGAGACCGAGAAGGACCTCAAAAAGAAGGTGATGGGCGCCCTGACCGGCGGGCGGATGACTCTTGACGAGCAGAAGCGTCTCGGCGGCGAACCTGAGAAGTGTCCGGTCTATCTCTTAAACCTCTTCCATATGGCGAAGGACGACGCCGAACTTGCCGAAATCTCTCGGCGGTGCCGGGCCGGCGAGCTTCTCTGCGGGACCTGCAAGAAGGAGACGCTTGCACGCACGCAGGAGTTCCTCAGGGACTTCACCGAACGGATAGACGAAGCAAAAGATCTGGTGGAAGGATAA
- the endA gene encoding tRNA-intron lyase has translation MKATFDGKSLRLGQEGISLYESGGYGRPEKGGIRLAPEEGLYLLWRNRIEVADHTFSGLLADLSGDTGFFRRYLVYRDLRERGYALQTGPHDFRVFRRGDRPGKGQSQYLVRVRAERDLVDFDQIVAEVATAGNMRKQYLIAAVDDEGELTYYEVKVNHLAEAGPEAGEGKAVGEAYGAVVLVRPAEAPWLAAEGYGKLLDAGEILLSPVETLYLMDAGRLTLVRGGAPLSREAYYGIAAETDGELGEKAIVYADLRRRGCGPKTGYKFGHHFRVYTAGLQHSLLLAHAIPEGTALPMAAISRSVRLANSVKKKMLFACVHTDDIQYIEFARIKL, from the coding sequence GTGAAGGCAACATTCGACGGCAAAAGCCTCCGTCTCGGGCAGGAGGGCATCTCCCTCTACGAGAGCGGGGGCTATGGCCGCCCCGAGAAAGGGGGGATCCGCCTCGCCCCCGAGGAGGGGCTCTACCTCCTCTGGCGGAACAGGATCGAGGTGGCCGACCATACCTTCTCAGGGCTCCTTGCTGATCTTTCAGGGGACACCGGATTTTTCAGGCGCTACCTCGTCTACCGCGACCTGCGGGAGCGGGGCTACGCCCTCCAGACCGGGCCGCATGATTTCCGGGTCTTCCGCCGGGGCGACCGGCCTGGAAAGGGTCAGTCCCAGTACCTCGTCAGGGTGCGGGCCGAGCGTGACCTGGTGGACTTCGATCAGATCGTCGCCGAGGTGGCGACGGCCGGGAACATGCGCAAACAGTACCTTATCGCGGCGGTGGACGACGAGGGCGAGCTCACCTACTATGAGGTGAAGGTCAACCACCTGGCCGAGGCCGGTCCTGAGGCGGGCGAGGGGAAGGCCGTTGGTGAAGCCTACGGTGCGGTCGTGCTGGTGCGCCCGGCCGAGGCCCCCTGGCTTGCTGCTGAGGGTTACGGCAAACTCCTCGACGCCGGGGAGATCCTGCTCTCCCCGGTCGAGACGCTGTACCTGATGGACGCGGGCCGCCTCACCCTCGTCCGGGGCGGCGCTCCCCTCTCCCGCGAGGCATACTATGGGATCGCCGCGGAGACCGACGGCGAACTCGGGGAGAAGGCGATCGTCTATGCCGACCTGCGCCGCCGCGGCTGCGGGCCGAAGACCGGCTACAAGTTCGGCCACCATTTCAGGGTCTACACTGCCGGGCTCCAGCACTCCCTTCTCCTCGCCCACGCGATCCCCGAAGGCACCGCCCTTCCGATGGCGGCGATCTCCCGCTCGGTCAGGCTTGCGAACAGCGTCAAAAAGAAGATGTTGTTTGCCTGTGTACATACAGACGACATTCAGTACATCGAATTTGCGCGAATAAAACTGTGA
- a CDS encoding metallophosphoesterase encodes MGQKPPRLKYSPFYLVAIVLVLATPPTLGYMAWEGQHPSVKHLVMDGAPEGIVFIADPHLREDNVEYIREVIGEINALHPSIVLIGGDFVYGEDPDLSLQAVWQEIEAPVYAVLGNHDYKAGIDAVSGLQKIIAVSGTDRTAAGYDMSALKDGVVDAALAGTLTDVLEENGVRVLRNEYLTLDIGGTPLLLVGVDDGWAGMASPPQVPETDAFTIYLIHEPECRAVDWDADLILAGHTHGGQIMLPGMKELNDNGVLELSGLVQKEGAPLYITRGLATSNLRTDLRLNAPPEIVAIGPPAALS; translated from the coding sequence ATGGGTCAGAAACCGCCGCGACTGAAATATTCTCCGTTTTATCTTGTTGCGATCGTGCTCGTTCTCGCCACGCCCCCGACTCTCGGCTACATGGCATGGGAAGGGCAGCACCCATCGGTCAAGCATCTTGTCATGGATGGCGCCCCCGAGGGGATCGTCTTCATCGCCGATCCCCACCTCAGGGAGGACAATGTCGAGTATATCAGAGAGGTGATCGGCGAGATTAACGCCCTCCACCCGTCCATCGTCCTTATCGGGGGGGATTTTGTCTATGGCGAAGACCCTGACCTCTCTCTCCAGGCGGTCTGGCAGGAGATCGAGGCCCCGGTCTATGCCGTGCTCGGCAACCACGACTATAAGGCCGGGATCGACGCCGTCAGCGGGCTCCAGAAGATCATCGCTGTCTCAGGGACAGACCGCACGGCGGCAGGCTACGATATGAGCGCCCTGAAGGACGGGGTGGTCGACGCCGCCCTCGCTGGCACCCTCACGGATGTCCTCGAAGAGAACGGGGTCAGAGTGCTCAGGAACGAATATCTCACCCTCGATATCGGCGGCACGCCCCTCCTCCTCGTCGGCGTTGACGACGGATGGGCCGGGATGGCGTCGCCCCCCCAGGTGCCTGAGACCGACGCCTTCACGATCTACCTGATCCACGAGCCCGAGTGCCGGGCGGTCGACTGGGACGCCGATCTCATCCTGGCCGGCCACACCCACGGCGGGCAGATTATGCTGCCGGGCATGAAGGAGTTGAACGACAACGGCGTCCTCGAACTCTCCGGTCTCGTCCAGAAAGAGGGGGCGCCGCTCTATATCACCCGCGGCCTTGCCACCTCGAACCTCAGGACCGACCTGCGGCTGAACGCTCCTCCCGAGATCGTGGCGATAGGACCGCCCGCAGCTCTGTCATAA
- a CDS encoding response regulator has product MTRVLIIDDSSFQRKIISSILTAEDYEIISAQNGQEGLKYLAGDLPDLMVLDLLMPQMDGIEVLAEMRERGIRVPVIVLTADIQDSTKKRCIELGAARFINKPVKKDELSATVREVLGVKEA; this is encoded by the coding sequence ATGACACGCGTGCTGATAATAGACGATTCATCCTTTCAGAGAAAGATCATCTCCTCGATCCTCACCGCAGAGGATTATGAGATCATCTCCGCTCAGAACGGCCAGGAGGGCCTTAAATACCTCGCCGGGGATCTGCCCGATCTGATGGTCCTGGATCTGCTGATGCCCCAGATGGATGGAATCGAGGTGCTGGCAGAGATGCGCGAGCGAGGGATCCGGGTCCCGGTCATCGTCCTGACCGCCGACATTCAGGATTCAACAAAAAAGAGATGCATCGAGCTGGGAGCGGCCAGATTCATCAACAAACCGGTGAAAAAAGATGAACTCTCTGCGACGGTCAGGGAGGTGCTGGGGGTGAAAGAGGCGTGA
- a CDS encoding chemotaxis protein CheC, producing the protein MKGLSAEDLDAVKELVNIGVGRAAAMLNEITCSHITLHVPTLQVIRIDELDSAGGLSGRTGAATVKIDFRGFFTGTTALIFLPESAAALVMAITGESEDLPELDAIRIETLMEVGNIFINGVMGSIGNVLGQQITYLPPVYVEDTMANIVRTARFDPDERVLLANTRFYVEDINVEGIIAMILEIGSLDSLLEKIAAVRGA; encoded by the coding sequence GTGAAGGGCCTCAGCGCCGAAGATCTCGACGCCGTCAAGGAACTGGTGAACATCGGCGTCGGCAGAGCGGCGGCGATGCTGAACGAGATCACCTGCTCCCACATCACCCTCCACGTCCCGACCCTCCAGGTGATCAGAATCGACGAACTCGATTCGGCCGGAGGGCTTTCCGGGAGAACGGGTGCCGCAACCGTCAAGATCGACTTCAGGGGATTTTTTACCGGCACAACGGCACTGATATTCCTCCCCGAGAGCGCGGCAGCCCTGGTCATGGCGATCACCGGCGAGAGTGAGGATCTGCCCGAACTCGATGCGATCAGGATCGAGACCCTCATGGAGGTCGGAAATATCTTTATCAATGGCGTGATGGGATCGATCGGAAATGTTCTCGGCCAGCAGATCACCTACCTGCCCCCGGTGTATGTCGAGGACACGATGGCAAACATCGTCAGGACCGCCAGATTCGATCCCGATGAGCGGGTGCTGCTCGCCAACACGCGCTTTTACGTCGAAGACATCAATGTCGAAGGGATTATCGCAATGATCCTTGAGATCGGATCGCTCGATAGCCTCCTCGAAAAAATTGCGGCCGTCAGAGGGGCGTGA
- a CDS encoding PAS domain-containing protein, producing the protein MDLLPVGICIVDDSLTVRYWNACLEEWTGTPAAGIVGQKITEHFPGLKKAGFIDRIEQVLQGGAPTVFSSQIHTCLIPSHFPDGTIRVQRTTLIPLETGEKGRFNAMFVCEDVSALTQQVKSYRAMRNQTLHELEERRKAELALRAANEDLRAYFAEHTSRLTEPLSGVAADIEAILQEMEAEARDSDAVRKKLRDAIGTIRTTEKRLTELIEVARKEQQDVGQEQGYFMPQTIQGSYRP; encoded by the coding sequence ATGGACCTGCTGCCGGTCGGGATCTGCATCGTCGACGACAGTCTAACGGTCAGGTACTGGAATGCCTGCCTGGAAGAGTGGACCGGGACACCGGCCGCCGGGATTGTGGGGCAGAAGATTACCGAGCACTTCCCGGGCCTGAAAAAAGCCGGCTTCATCGACCGGATCGAACAGGTGCTCCAGGGTGGTGCCCCGACGGTGTTCTCATCCCAGATCCACACCTGCCTGATCCCCTCGCATTTCCCGGACGGCACAATACGGGTCCAGCGCACCACCCTGATTCCCCTGGAAACTGGAGAAAAAGGCAGATTTAACGCGATGTTCGTCTGTGAGGACGTGAGTGCCCTGACACAGCAGGTGAAATCATACAGGGCGATGAGAAACCAGACGCTGCATGAACTCGAGGAGCGGAGAAAAGCCGAGCTGGCACTGAGGGCGGCCAACGAGGATCTCAGGGCCTATTTCGCCGAGCATACATCCAGGCTCACAGAACCGCTCAGCGGCGTCGCGGCCGATATTGAGGCGATCTTGCAGGAGATGGAAGCGGAGGCGCGGGACAGCGATGCCGTCAGAAAAAAATTGCGCGATGCCATCGGGACTATTAGAACGACAGAAAAGAGGCTGACCGAACTGATCGAGGTCGCACGCAAAGAGCAGCAGGATGTCGGGCAGGAGCAGGGATATTTCATGCCTCAGACCATCCAGGGATCCTATCGTCCCTGA
- a CDS encoding CPBP family intramembrane glutamic endopeptidase, with the protein MDRNAFHPYLIALVLLGAALALVAAFSGDPQGDVALFFSTGAQVAPIFVIALLAFLALDRPRLRPVVAALTVLFVLSLALISWFFSLAPWLSLMDVEEPPLDLVVALASSLLLCLGAAGVSLLGFSGRVRIRLARYLPIDPENFVHTVALVIVAALALLPLVPLMVLGYPPLLDLIGNPAFALGPLTPAEAAKSDAYGLFWTVIGAFIAVGLFVKRSFTGALQRLGVVRPPLRSIAFAFAAGLVLVLLFSLVDHVIGAIWGYFGWYVTDEGYMRALFGSYLTPLAAVVAAIVAGVGEELAIRGVLQPRFGILPSVLVFASLHAYQYAWDGVLSVFLAGLVFALLRERTNTSVCAITHATYDLVLFALLMAGIGWV; encoded by the coding sequence ATGGACAGAAACGCCTTTCATCCGTACCTGATCGCCCTCGTCCTCCTCGGGGCGGCGCTGGCGCTGGTCGCAGCATTTTCCGGAGACCCGCAGGGCGATGTCGCCCTTTTCTTCTCGACAGGGGCACAGGTCGCCCCGATCTTCGTGATCGCCCTCCTCGCCTTCCTTGCTCTCGACCGCCCCCGTCTCAGGCCGGTCGTCGCCGCCCTGACGGTTCTCTTTGTCCTCTCGCTTGCGCTGATCTCGTGGTTCTTCTCGCTTGCGCCGTGGCTCTCCCTGATGGATGTCGAGGAGCCCCCGCTCGATCTCGTTGTGGCGCTCGCCTCATCCCTGCTCCTCTGCCTCGGTGCGGCCGGGGTGAGCCTGCTCGGGTTCTCGGGCCGGGTCCGCATCCGCCTCGCACGCTACCTGCCGATCGATCCGGAAAACTTTGTCCACACCGTGGCCCTCGTGATCGTCGCCGCTCTTGCGCTCCTCCCCCTCGTTCCCCTTATGGTCCTCGGCTATCCCCCCCTCCTCGACCTGATAGGAAACCCGGCGTTCGCCCTCGGACCGCTCACCCCCGCGGAGGCGGCAAAGTCCGATGCTTACGGCCTGTTCTGGACCGTCATCGGCGCATTCATCGCCGTCGGCCTCTTTGTGAAGAGGTCGTTTACCGGGGCGCTCCAGCGCCTCGGCGTCGTCAGGCCGCCCCTCAGATCGATCGCTTTCGCCTTCGCCGCGGGGCTGGTGCTCGTCCTCCTCTTCTCCCTCGTTGACCATGTCATCGGCGCGATCTGGGGATATTTCGGTTGGTACGTCACCGATGAAGGGTATATGAGGGCGCTCTTCGGGTCGTACCTGACGCCGCTCGCCGCTGTCGTAGCGGCGATCGTCGCCGGTGTCGGCGAGGAGCTTGCGATCCGTGGTGTTTTGCAGCCTCGCTTCGGCATCCTGCCGTCGGTCCTTGTCTTCGCCTCCCTGCACGCCTACCAGTACGCCTGGGACGGCGTGCTCTCCGTTTTTCTTGCAGGGCTTGTCTTCGCCCTCCTGCGGGAGAGGACAAACACCTCGGTCTGCGCGATCACCCATGCCACGTATGATCTGGTGCTCTTCGCCCTCCTGATGGCCGGCATCGGGTGGGTGTAG
- a CDS encoding deoxyribonuclease IV, which translates to MIRAGCHVSIAGSLADAVERAEERGCDCFQIFSRNPRGWRFKDLTDAEIVGFRERLNASGLGPVVDHMPYLPNLASPKEEVYEKSVETLTAELNRCEALGIPYLVMHLGSHLGTGIEAGRKRLVDGILQALAAVPDGVRLLLENTAGTKNGMGGTFEEIALILDALPEERTAVCFDTCHAFAAGYDLRDGTTVGETLDHFDGALGLERLCVVHCNDCKGGLGSHLDRHEHIGLGAIGEDGFVAFLAVPAIRRLPLICETPVDASRDDAGNIRRLRELAGA; encoded by the coding sequence ATGATCCGTGCCGGGTGCCATGTCTCGATCGCAGGATCCCTTGCCGACGCCGTGGAGAGGGCGGAGGAGCGGGGGTGCGACTGCTTCCAGATATTCTCGCGCAACCCCAGGGGCTGGCGGTTCAAAGATCTCACCGACGCCGAGATCGTCGGTTTCAGGGAGCGCCTCAACGCCTCGGGCCTCGGGCCGGTGGTGGACCACATGCCCTACCTCCCGAACCTCGCCTCGCCGAAGGAGGAGGTCTACGAAAAGTCGGTCGAGACCCTGACGGCCGAACTGAACCGGTGCGAGGCCCTCGGCATTCCGTACCTCGTCATGCACCTCGGCAGCCATCTCGGCACCGGGATCGAGGCGGGGAGAAAGCGCCTCGTCGATGGGATCCTTCAGGCGCTCGCCGCCGTTCCCGACGGGGTGCGCCTCCTCCTGGAGAACACCGCCGGCACGAAGAACGGCATGGGTGGTACATTCGAGGAGATCGCCCTGATCCTGGACGCCCTGCCCGAGGAGCGCACCGCCGTCTGCTTCGACACCTGCCATGCCTTCGCCGCGGGCTACGACCTGAGGGACGGGACGACGGTCGGCGAGACGCTCGACCACTTCGACGGGGCGCTCGGTCTGGAGCGCCTCTGCGTCGTCCACTGCAACGACTGCAAGGGTGGGCTCGGTTCGCATCTCGACCGGCACGAGCACATCGGCCTCGGTGCGATCGGCGAGGATGGGTTTGTGGCGTTTCTCGCCGTCCCGGCGATCCGGCGCCTCCCCTTGATCTGCGAGACGCCGGTGGACGCTTCCCGGGACGATGCCGGAAATATCCGCCGCCTGCGCGAACTGGCCGGGGCGTGA
- a CDS encoding isocitrate/isopropylmalate dehydrogenase family protein, with translation MKVAIVPGDGIGREVVPVAEGVLRYIRPEWDYYPVEVGYGRWERCGAAIGAEEIRALSEADAILFGAVTTPPDPDYLSVLLQIRHDLDLYANVRPVRGPGVDLIIVRENTEGLYSGIEWSLPGSACTLRVVTERGSRRIARFAAGLVKGGHLTIGTKANVIKSDVLFRRCVIEEAEAAGVAWEEKYIDALCLDVLMHPARYGVIVTTNIFGDILSDAAGYLVGGLGMLPSANIGDKHAFFEPVHGSAPDIAGRGIANPVAAIRSAALLLAHFGYADEAVAVDAAVNAALAAGVRTPDLGGAASTVQVGEAVIGRIREWMS, from the coding sequence ATGAAGGTCGCAATCGTTCCGGGTGACGGGATCGGCCGTGAGGTCGTCCCGGTGGCCGAGGGCGTTCTCCGCTACATCCGCCCGGAGTGGGACTATTACCCTGTCGAGGTCGGTTACGGCCGCTGGGAGCGTTGCGGCGCCGCTATCGGTGCTGAGGAGATTCGGGCTCTTTCGGAAGCCGATGCGATCCTCTTCGGCGCCGTGACGACCCCGCCAGACCCGGATTACCTGAGCGTCCTTCTCCAGATCAGGCACGACCTCGACCTCTATGCGAATGTGCGGCCGGTGCGGGGGCCGGGCGTCGATCTCATCATTGTGCGGGAGAACACCGAAGGTCTCTATTCAGGGATCGAGTGGAGCCTGCCCGGGAGCGCCTGCACCCTGCGGGTGGTCACCGAGCGGGGGAGCCGGCGGATCGCACGCTTTGCCGCCGGGCTCGTGAAGGGTGGACACCTCACGATCGGGACGAAGGCGAACGTGATCAAGTCTGACGTCCTCTTCCGCCGGTGTGTGATCGAGGAGGCAGAGGCGGCGGGCGTGGCCTGGGAAGAGAAATACATCGACGCCCTCTGCCTGGACGTGCTGATGCACCCGGCCCGCTATGGGGTGATCGTGACCACGAACATCTTCGGCGACATCCTCTCAGACGCCGCCGGCTATCTCGTCGGCGGGCTCGGCATGCTCCCGTCGGCGAACATCGGGGATAAACACGCCTTTTTCGAACCGGTGCACGGATCGGCGCCGGACATTGCGGGGAGAGGAATTGCAAACCCGGTGGCGGCGATCCGATCTGCGGCACTGCTTCTTGCCCATTTCGGGTACGCGGACGAGGCGGTAGCCGTGGATGCGGCGGTGAACGCCGCCCTTGCCGCCGGGGTGCGGACGCCCGACCTCGGGGGGGCGGCCTCGACCGTGCAGGTGGGCGAGGCGGTGATCGGGCGGATCAGGGAATGGATGAGCTGA
- a CDS encoding DUF7714 family protein has translation MIFPEECKYIGLANGRPLGNRVYFLSRWLIRQTVDGYEVLAVRLADGKDLMREIVGEEVLATPDETILYPDPVNFNDRALLVRLAKEGGHRCTIFQSPDESRIFVIDPEPADLLTVHVYDIIPPRPHLAAILEELEAVGLFGDLGIAFEYHIRDIRDTAAEVYPCRAGGFDLTLDTDRLAGTERVAGCLTARQFCAENYGSGVVIDEICPLTQVAEEPFIARCCRADREGVGVWNGKLGGVVHWGASPHTIDRILREALASWREHEGRNRSG, from the coding sequence ATGATCTTTCCTGAAGAGTGCAAATATATCGGGCTTGCGAACGGCCGACCCCTGGGTAACCGCGTGTATTTTCTTTCCCGCTGGCTGATCAGGCAGACCGTGGACGGCTACGAGGTGCTCGCCGTCCGCCTCGCCGATGGTAAAGACCTGATGCGGGAGATCGTCGGCGAGGAAGTGCTGGCCACCCCGGACGAGACGATCCTCTATCCAGACCCGGTGAACTTCAACGACCGCGCTCTCCTGGTCAGGCTTGCGAAGGAGGGGGGCCACCGGTGCACGATCTTTCAGAGCCCTGACGAGTCCAGGATCTTCGTGATCGATCCTGAGCCCGCGGACCTCCTCACCGTGCACGTCTACGACATCATCCCGCCGCGGCCTCATCTCGCTGCCATCCTGGAGGAGCTTGAAGCGGTCGGGCTCTTCGGCGACCTCGGCATCGCCTTCGAGTACCATATCAGGGATATCAGGGATACGGCCGCCGAGGTCTATCCCTGCCGGGCCGGGGGGTTCGACCTGACCCTGGACACCGACCGCCTCGCGGGCACCGAGCGGGTGGCCGGATGCCTCACGGCGCGGCAGTTCTGCGCTGAAAACTATGGATCCGGCGTGGTGATCGACGAGATCTGCCCCCTGACGCAGGTGGCCGAGGAACCTTTCATCGCCCGGTGCTGCCGGGCCGACCGCGAGGGCGTCGGCGTCTGGAACGGGAAACTCGGCGGCGTCGTTCACTGGGGCGCCTCCCCCCACACGATCGATCGGATCCTGCGGGAGGCGCTCGCCTCATGGAGGGAGCATGAAGGTCGCAATCGTTCCGGGTGA
- a CDS encoding LeuD/DmdB family oxidoreductase small subunit — MRGIGRAVCLGRDIDTDLIIAGRYLRTKDRSVWAAHALEDLDPALAGRLSGAVIVAGGNFGCGSSREQAAIALRDAGVVAVAAPSFARIFFRNAVNIGLPVLECEIPCRDGDQVTFDLEEGWIEAGGIRRAVSPLSPRMRAILAAGGLVPFLCGGPR, encoded by the coding sequence ATGAGGGGCATCGGGCGCGCCGTCTGTCTCGGCCGGGACATCGATACCGACCTGATCATCGCCGGGCGCTACCTGCGGACGAAGGACCGCTCGGTCTGGGCGGCGCACGCCCTCGAAGACCTCGATCCCGCCCTTGCAGGGAGACTCTCGGGGGCGGTGATCGTGGCGGGCGGCAATTTCGGCTGCGGCTCGTCGCGCGAGCAGGCGGCCATTGCCCTCAGGGACGCCGGGGTCGTCGCCGTGGCGGCGCCTTCGTTTGCCAGAATCTTTTTTCGCAACGCCGTCAACATAGGACTGCCTGTGCTCGAGTGCGAGATCCCCTGCAGGGACGGCGATCAGGTCACGTTCGACCTTGAAGAGGGCTGGATAGAGGCTGGCGGTATCCGCCGGGCCGTCAGCCCTCTTTCGCCGCGTATGCGTGCGATCCTTGCTGCAGGGGGCCTTGTACCGTTCCTGTGCGGAGGACCTCGATGA